CCCACCGACCGTCATGGCGACCAACGCGAAGACCGACCTCGACCACCGAGCCCCCTACCTCGCCGCCAGCATCGCCGGCGCGTTCGTGCTGCTGCTGTACCTGCTGACCCTCGCCCCGACGACGTCGATGTGGGACACCAGCGAGTACATGGCGGCCGCCTACACGCTCGGGCTTCCCCATCCGCCCGGCAACCCGCTGTTCGTGCTGCTCGGCCGGGTGATGTCGCTGCTGCCCATCGCGTCCTCGGTTGCCGCGCGAATCAACATCTTCGCCGCGTTGTGCAGCGCCGTCGCTGCGGCGATGTGGTTCCTGATCACCGAGCGCGTGCTCGCGGGGTGGTTCCAGGACCGGTGGCGCCGGATCGTCGGCGCGAGCATCTCGACGCTCCTCGGCGCCACGGCGTTCACGGTGTGGAACCAATCGGTGGTCAACGAGAAGGTCTACACCGTCTCGCTCGCCGGCATCGCGATCATCTCATGGCTGATGATCCGGTGGACCGACGCACCCGACGGGCCCAAGGCCGACAGGATGCTGGTGCTCGTGGCCTACCTGCTGGGGCTCGGCTACGCGAACCATATGGCGGGGATGCTCGCGGCTCCCGCGGTCGGCCTGGCGATCATCGTCCGCCGGCCGCGGTACCTGTTGCGCTGGAGGCTGATCCTCGCCTCGCTGCTCGCGCTCGGCTTCGGGCTCACCCCGTTCGCGACGCAGCCGATCCGCGCGGCCTTCGATCCGCCGATGAACGAAGGACAGCCCACGGCGTGCACGAATGGACTCCACTGGTCGTGCACGTTCAGCAAGGGGACGTACGACGCGTTCATGTACAATTTCAATCGCGGGCAGTATGGGAAGCCGGCGTTGAGCGATCGCCAGGCCCCATTCGTACAGGGCCAGGTGGGCATGTGGTGGTTGTACTTCAAGTGGCAGTGGATGCGCGATGCGCTCGGCCGGCACGAGGACCTGCAGAGCCTGCTCGGCGCGGCCATGCTGGTGCTCGGCCTGTTCGGCGGGTGGCTCCACTACACGCGCGACCGACGAACCTGGTGGTACTTCGCCGCGCTGCTGTTCACGACCACGCTCTGTCTGATCTACTACCTCAATTTCAAGTACGGCGCGTCACAGGCGCCGGGCCTCGGCGCCAGCGTGGAGCGCGAGGTCCGCGATCGCGACTACTTCTTCATCTGGAGTTTCTCGCCGTGGGGCGTGTGGGCGGGCCTCGGCCTGATGTCCGTCTGGGAATCCGTGGCGTCGCTGTTCGGGACGCGACCGGAGCGCATCGGGAAGAAGACCGTCGAGACGCCAGGGCGCTTCGGATGGCTGGCCGGTTCCCCCGTGCTGCTCGTCGCGATCGTTCCGCTCTTCGCCAACTGGCAGTGGGCCTCGCGCGCCGGCCAGACGGACACGCGCGACTTCGCGGTGGACCTGCTCAACTCGGTGGAGCCGTACGGGGTGCTCGTCGTGGCCGGCGACAACGATACCTTCCCGCTCTGGTACGCGCAGGACGTGGAAGGCATCCGCAAGGACGTGGTGGTCGCGAACACGTCGCTGCTCAATACCGACTGGTACGTGCGGCAACTCATCGAGCGGCCCATCTACGAGTACGATGCGGCCAAGGGGCCGGCGCTCTATCGCAACAAGGTGTGGCCCAGACCGACCACGGCGCCCCTCCGCATGACGATCGCCGAGGCCAATGCGGTGCCGGACTACGTGGCGATCCCGAAGAGGGCCACGTATGCACTTGGGCCGATCAACGCCACCATCGATCCCAAACGCCTGCCGCAGGACGCGGCCGGCACCGGCTACCTCGGGCGCGCTGACGTGTTCGTGCTGCGCATGATCAACGATTCATTTCAAGTCCGGCCCATCTACATCAGCCGGACGGCCGGGCCCATCGCGGACACGCTGGGCCTCGCGAACAACACCCTCACACAGGGGCTCGCGTCGAAGCTCTTCGTTCCGCCGGCGACCATGGGGCGCGACACCGTGCGCGTGCAGGGCGACGGCTATTTCGACGTCGACACGTCGAAACACCTTTGGAACGACGTATTTCTGGCGCCCAAGTCGTTGGCCAAGCGTCACGGGTGGGTGGACCAGCCGTCGATCGGCATACCGATCCTCTACGTGGCCACGGCCCTCGAGCTGGGACAGCTCGAACAGTCGCTGGGGGATACGCCGGGAGCCGCGCGCGCGATGCACGACGCTCGAGGCATCGTGACGGCGCTCGATCTGGAGGATTCCTTCCCGTCGCTGACGCTTCCACCGCCCCCGCTGCGGCCAGCGGGATCGGGCGATTCCGCGGCCGGGACGCTGACGCCGCTGCCGAAGCCGCCCAAGTGAGGGACGCAGGCACCGGCGCGCGATAGGTGAATCAGCGGCGCCGCGCGGGCAGATTCCCTGCGGTGCCGACGAACAGGCCACGACGTACGGGGACCCCCGACGTGCCGGTGGGCTTCTCCCGATACCCTCCGGGCCCCATATAGTTTCTACTATGGTGCACGCCTATCCCCCGGGTGCGGCATGCTCCCAACCTGCCTTGGCATCGACATCGGCTCGACCACCGTGAAGGTGGTCGCGCTCGATGCTGAACGGCACCTCCTCGCTTCGCGATACGTCCGCTCCTGCGGCCGCCCGCGCGCGGTGGTGGGCGAGACGATCGCGGAGTTGGGGCGAACAATCGATCTGAGCCGTGCCTCGATCGTCGGCCTCTCCGGCTCCGGCGGCGGTCCGCTCGCCGATCTGATCGGCGGAACCCACGTCAATGAACTGGTCGCGCAGACGCGCGCCGTGGGCGAATTCCACCAGGAAGCCCGGACGATCATCGAGATCGGCGGCCAGGATTCCAAGCTGCTGTCGCTTCGCTGGGATGAGGGGAGCCGCCAGATGATGCTGGAGGACTTCGCCATGAACGCGCTCTGCGCGGCGGGCACGGGGGCGTTCCTCGACCAGCAGGCGGAGCGACTCGGCATCGCCATCGACGGCGAATTCGCGCGTCTGGCCATGCAGAGCGTGAGCCCACCGCGCATCGCGGGGCGGTGCACGGTGTTCGCCAAGTCGGACATGATCCACCTGCAACAGGTGGGGACGCCGATGTCCGACATCCTGATGGGCGTCTGCCTGGCGATGGCGCGCAACTTCACCACGGTCATCGGCAAGGGCAAGCGATTCATTCCGCCGATCCTGTTCCAGGGCGGGGTGGCCTACAACGCGGCCGTGAAGCGGGCATTCGAGACCGTGCTGGATCTGGAGCCGGGGTCGATCCTCGTCCCCGAGCACCACACGATCATGGCGGCGCTCGGCGCGGCCTACGTGGCCATGGACGGGCACGACCGCGGGGAGACGACGCGTCGCTTCGTGGGCTTCGACCGACTGGAGGACGCGGTGCGCCGTCAGGCCGCCGCCACCGCCGGCCTGCCGGTTCTGGTGCGGGCGGAGGCGCCGGGGGCGGAGCGATCGGACGGCGCCGCGCTGCCCGCGATGGGGACGGTGGACGCGTGGCTCGGCGTGGACGTCGGGTCGGTGAGCACCAACGTCGTGCTGATCGACGCGGCGAGCCGCGTCCTGGCCCGCCGCTATCTCATGACCGCCGGACGCCCGCTCGAAGCGGTGCGCGAAGGGCTGCGGTTGGTGGCGGCCCAGGTGGGCGACCGCGTGATCGTGCGTGGCGTGGGCGCGACGGGTTCCGGACGGTATCTGACGGGAGATTTCATAGGCGCCGACGCGGTGCGCAACGAGATCACCGCGCAAGCGCGCGCGGCGGCAGCCGCCGATCCCGGCGTCGACACGGTGTTCGAGATCGGCGGGCAGGACAGCAAGTTCATCCGGCTGCAGCACGGTGCGGTGACCGACTTCACGATGAACAACGCGTGCGCGGCCGGTACCGGGAGCTTCTTGCAGGAGCAGGCCGATCGCCTGCAGATCCGGATCGAGGAGCAGTTCAGCGATCTCTCGTTCGACTCGTCGTGTCCCGCGGCGCTCGGGGAGCGGTGCACCGTGTTCATGGAGTCGGATCTGGTGCACCATCAGCAACAGGGTGCGCGGGTCACAGACCTGACCGCGGGACTCGCGTATTCGATCGCCGAGAACTACCTGAACCGCGTCGTCAACGGCCGCCCGCTGGGATCGAGGATCCTCTTCCAGGGCGGTGTCGCCTCGAATGCGGCGGTGGTCGCCGCCTTCTCAGCCAAGCTAGGCCGTCCGATCACCGTGCCTCCGAACCACGACGTCACCGGGGCGATCGGCGCGGCGATTCTCGCCCGCGAGGAGATGGCGCGGCGCAACGGCAACGGAGCAGGTACGCGGTTTCGCGGGTTCGATCTCTCGCAGCGCCGCTACGAGAGTTCGGTGTTCGAATGCAAGGCCTGCCCGAATCTGTGCGAGGTGCACAAGGTGGTGCTCGACGGCGAGACGCCGTTCTTCTACGGCGCGCGGTGCGACAAGTTCGAAGAGGCGGGTCGGGGGATCAGCGTGGGGTGGCGCCAGATTCCCGATCTGTTTGCGGAACGAGAGGCGCTGCTACTCGGGGGATGGACGGAGCCGCCCGCTCGCGCGACGGGCGAGCGGGCGCGGCTTCGCGTGGGCCTGCTCCGGAATCTGACGTTCTTCGATTTCTTTCCGTTCTGGCGCGGCTTTCTGGACCGGCTGGGCTGCGACGTCGTCCTGTCCGCGCCCACCAACCCGTCGGTGGTGAAACTCACGCAGCAGAACGCGGCGATCGAGTCGTGCTTTCCGGTGAAGCTGGCGTTCGGGCATCTGGCGGACTTCGCGGAGCGCGACGTCGACGCGGTGTTGCTGCCGAGCCTGCTGAATCGCGAGGACGGGGCGCCGGGGCAGCCGCATAATCATTACTGCCCACTCATCTCGGCGACGCCGAGCCTGCTGATGGGGAACCGGGCGTCGGGAGCGCAGGGGCCGCGCATCGTGAGTCGTGTGCTGCATCTGGCCAACGAGCGCGCGGCGCGCATCGAGCTGCGCGCGTTGGCGCGCGAATTGACCGGTGCGTCGCGCGGGCTGGCGGATGAGGCGATCCAGGCCGGGTGGGCGGCGCAGCAGGCGTTCGCCAGCGGGGTGCGGGCGCGTGGGCGGGAGGCGCTCTGCGGGGCGGGCGACGACGTGCCCAGGGTGGTGGTGGTGGGCCGGCCGTACACCGCCAACGACCCCGGCGCGAACCTCGATCTGCCGTACCGGCTTCGCCGTCTCGGGGTGCTGCCGGTGCCGATGGACTTTCTGCCGTTGGACGGCACGGGGTTGCCGGCGGTGCACGACGAGATGTATTGGCGGTCGGGGCAACAGATTCTGCAGGCGGCGGCGATCGTGCGGGACGATCCGCGGTTGCAGGCCATCTACCTGACCAGCTTCAACTGCGGCCCTGACGCTTTCCTGATCACGTTCTTTCGCGAGGCGCTCGGCGACAAGCCCTTCCTGGAACTCGAGCTGGACGATCACACGGCCGATGCCGGCATCATCACCCGATGCGAGGCGTTCTTCGACAGTCTCGATCTGCGGAGGATGGCATGACCGTGCCCGCCGAGTCGCGCACCGTGTACATCCCCTACATGTCGGATCATGCCGGGGCGGTGGTCGGGGCGCTGCGCCATCACGGAATTCCGAGCGCCGTGTTGCCGCCGCCGGACGACGAGACGCTGCAGATCGGGTTGGCGCTCTGTCGCGGGCGGGAATGTCTGCCGTGCTTCCTGGCCACGGGCGACGTCATCCGGGCGTGCCGCCACGGCACGATCGATCGGGCGCATGCCGCGTTTCTCATGCCGGGCAGTCCCGGGCCGTGCCGGTTCGGGCAGTACCGGATTCTGCACCGGGTGCTGCTCGACCGCGAGGGATTCGGCGACGTGGAGATCCTGGCGCCGAGTTCAGAAAATTCATATAGAGGCTTCGGGGCCCATCCGCAGGCGCTG
This DNA window, taken from Gemmatimonadaceae bacterium, encodes the following:
- a CDS encoding DUF2723 domain-containing protein; translation: MATNAKTDLDHRAPYLAASIAGAFVLLLYLLTLAPTTSMWDTSEYMAAAYTLGLPHPPGNPLFVLLGRVMSLLPIASSVAARINIFAALCSAVAAAMWFLITERVLAGWFQDRWRRIVGASISTLLGATAFTVWNQSVVNEKVYTVSLAGIAIISWLMIRWTDAPDGPKADRMLVLVAYLLGLGYANHMAGMLAAPAVGLAIIVRRPRYLLRWRLILASLLALGFGLTPFATQPIRAAFDPPMNEGQPTACTNGLHWSCTFSKGTYDAFMYNFNRGQYGKPALSDRQAPFVQGQVGMWWLYFKWQWMRDALGRHEDLQSLLGAAMLVLGLFGGWLHYTRDRRTWWYFAALLFTTTLCLIYYLNFKYGASQAPGLGASVEREVRDRDYFFIWSFSPWGVWAGLGLMSVWESVASLFGTRPERIGKKTVETPGRFGWLAGSPVLLVAIVPLFANWQWASRAGQTDTRDFAVDLLNSVEPYGVLVVAGDNDTFPLWYAQDVEGIRKDVVVANTSLLNTDWYVRQLIERPIYEYDAAKGPALYRNKVWPRPTTAPLRMTIAEANAVPDYVAIPKRATYALGPINATIDPKRLPQDAAGTGYLGRADVFVLRMINDSFQVRPIYISRTAGPIADTLGLANNTLTQGLASKLFVPPATMGRDTVRVQGDGYFDVDTSKHLWNDVFLAPKSLAKRHGWVDQPSIGIPILYVATALELGQLEQSLGDTPGAARAMHDARGIVTALDLEDSFPSLTLPPPPLRPAGSGDSAAGTLTPLPKPPK
- a CDS encoding acyl-CoA dehydratase activase; the protein is MLPTCLGIDIGSTTVKVVALDAERHLLASRYVRSCGRPRAVVGETIAELGRTIDLSRASIVGLSGSGGGPLADLIGGTHVNELVAQTRAVGEFHQEARTIIEIGGQDSKLLSLRWDEGSRQMMLEDFAMNALCAAGTGAFLDQQAERLGIAIDGEFARLAMQSVSPPRIAGRCTVFAKSDMIHLQQVGTPMSDILMGVCLAMARNFTTVIGKGKRFIPPILFQGGVAYNAAVKRAFETVLDLEPGSILVPEHHTIMAALGAAYVAMDGHDRGETTRRFVGFDRLEDAVRRQAAATAGLPVLVRAEAPGAERSDGAALPAMGTVDAWLGVDVGSVSTNVVLIDAASRVLARRYLMTAGRPLEAVREGLRLVAAQVGDRVIVRGVGATGSGRYLTGDFIGADAVRNEITAQARAAAAADPGVDTVFEIGGQDSKFIRLQHGAVTDFTMNNACAAGTGSFLQEQADRLQIRIEEQFSDLSFDSSCPAALGERCTVFMESDLVHHQQQGARVTDLTAGLAYSIAENYLNRVVNGRPLGSRILFQGGVASNAAVVAAFSAKLGRPITVPPNHDVTGAIGAAILAREEMARRNGNGAGTRFRGFDLSQRRYESSVFECKACPNLCEVHKVVLDGETPFFYGARCDKFEEAGRGISVGWRQIPDLFAEREALLLGGWTEPPARATGERARLRVGLLRNLTFFDFFPFWRGFLDRLGCDVVLSAPTNPSVVKLTQQNAAIESCFPVKLAFGHLADFAERDVDAVLLPSLLNREDGAPGQPHNHYCPLISATPSLLMGNRASGAQGPRIVSRVLHLANERAARIELRALARELTGASRGLADEAIQAGWAAQQAFASGVRARGREALCGAGDDVPRVVVVGRPYTANDPGANLDLPYRLRRLGVLPVPMDFLPLDGTGLPAVHDEMYWRSGQQILQAAAIVRDDPRLQAIYLTSFNCGPDAFLITFFREALGDKPFLELELDDHTADAGIITRCEAFFDSLDLRRMA